A single genomic interval of Alcaligenes sp. SDU_A2 harbors:
- a CDS encoding aminopeptidase P family protein — translation MAHLPIAARLHALREQMSFQSLQASIWPSADPHLSEYLPPRWQSREWLSGFAGSAGLLVVTQDWAGLWTDSRYWEQAAKDLAGSGIELMRAGEAGVPEPSAWLSAHLPAKSRVALDSRSVSMQGLAVWQEAAQDQAFEWVSGADLLGPIWTERPAAPCGKVVEHKPPHACRTRQENLERTRQSMQEQGAHWHLISALDDIAWTLNLRGEDVSYNPVFLSYLLIGPDQAHLFVDSGKLAAGVHDVLAQAGVAVQDYESLPSFLQALPASLTLLLDPARTTAWAAQLAAHLTILEQINPAQLFKSCKTEAELQHVRQAMEKDGAALCEFFAWLETHDGELTELDVDVQITAARARQAEFVSPSFGTIAAYQANGAMPHYHATEQSHARIEGDGLLLIDSGGQYLGGTTDITRVVPIGTVSAEQIRDFTLVLKGMISLSRLVFPQGIAGQQIDALARQPLWEQGLDFGHGTGHGVGYFMNVHEGPQSISWRGRIGPHSAMRAGMITSNEPGLYRPGQWGIRIENLVAAVPAMQTEYGQFLRFETLTLCPIDTRCIDASLLSQEERVWLNEYHAQVRDRLLPRVQGAARNWLEQRTQAI, via the coding sequence ATGGCCCATCTCCCCATCGCTGCGCGCCTGCACGCGCTGCGCGAACAAATGTCTTTTCAATCGCTCCAGGCCAGTATTTGGCCCAGCGCCGATCCGCATCTGTCCGAGTACCTGCCGCCACGTTGGCAAAGCCGCGAATGGCTCAGTGGTTTTGCTGGTTCGGCAGGGTTGCTGGTCGTCACGCAGGACTGGGCGGGGCTGTGGACCGACAGCCGTTACTGGGAGCAGGCCGCTAAGGATCTGGCGGGCAGTGGCATCGAGCTGATGCGGGCCGGCGAGGCAGGCGTGCCCGAGCCGTCTGCCTGGCTGTCCGCGCATTTGCCGGCGAAGTCGCGTGTGGCCTTGGATAGCCGCTCTGTTTCCATGCAGGGCCTGGCGGTCTGGCAGGAGGCGGCGCAGGATCAGGCGTTTGAATGGGTGTCTGGCGCCGATTTGCTGGGGCCTATCTGGACCGAGCGCCCGGCCGCGCCCTGCGGCAAGGTTGTGGAACATAAACCCCCGCATGCTTGCCGGACTCGTCAGGAAAATCTGGAGCGCACGCGCCAGTCCATGCAGGAGCAGGGCGCGCACTGGCATTTGATCAGCGCGCTGGACGATATTGCCTGGACCTTGAATCTGCGCGGCGAGGATGTCTCCTACAATCCCGTTTTTTTGTCGTATCTGCTGATCGGTCCCGATCAGGCGCATCTGTTCGTGGACAGCGGCAAGCTTGCTGCGGGCGTTCACGACGTTCTGGCCCAGGCCGGCGTGGCTGTTCAGGATTACGAATCTTTGCCGTCTTTTCTGCAAGCCTTGCCGGCCTCGCTGACCCTTTTGCTGGACCCGGCCAGAACCACCGCTTGGGCGGCGCAACTGGCCGCCCATCTGACTATCCTTGAGCAGATCAATCCGGCCCAGTTGTTCAAGTCCTGCAAGACCGAGGCCGAATTGCAGCATGTGCGCCAGGCCATGGAGAAAGACGGCGCGGCGCTGTGCGAGTTCTTTGCCTGGCTGGAAACGCACGATGGCGAGCTGACCGAACTGGATGTGGATGTGCAGATTACTGCTGCGCGGGCCAGACAGGCAGAGTTTGTCAGCCCCAGCTTTGGCACGATCGCGGCCTATCAGGCTAATGGCGCCATGCCGCATTACCATGCTACCGAACAGTCCCATGCCCGTATCGAAGGCGATGGCTTGTTGCTGATCGACTCCGGCGGGCAGTATCTGGGCGGCACTACCGACATTACGCGAGTCGTGCCGATCGGGACGGTGTCGGCCGAGCAGATCCGCGATTTCACCCTGGTTCTGAAGGGCATGATCTCCTTGTCCCGGTTGGTGTTTCCGCAAGGTATTGCCGGTCAGCAGATTGATGCGCTGGCACGCCAGCCCCTGTGGGAGCAGGGGCTGGATTTCGGCCACGGCACCGGGCATGGGGTGGGCTATTTCATGAATGTGCATGAAGGGCCTCAATCCATATCCTGGCGCGGCCGCATCGGGCCGCATTCGGCCATGCGCGCCGGCATGATTACCTCCAATGAGCCGGGCCTGTACCGTCCCGGCCAATGGGGGATACGCATCGAAAACCTGGTGGCGGCCGTGCCCGCTATGCAGACCGAATATGGGCAGTTTTTGCGCTTCGAGACCTTGACCCTGTGCCCCATCGACACGCGTTGTATTGACGCATCATTGCTGAGCCAGGAGGAGCGTGTGTGGCTCAATGAATACCATGCGCAGGTACGTGATCGCCTCTTGCCCCGTGTGCAGGGGGCGGCGCGCAATTGGCTTGAACAAAGGACGCAAGCGATCTGA
- a CDS encoding CTP synthase codes for MTTKYVFVTGGVVSSLGKGIAAASLAAILESRGLRVTMLKLDPYINVDPGTMSPFQHGEVFVTEDGAETDLDLGHYERFISARMHKVNNFTTGQIYESVLRKERRGDYLGKTVQVIPHITNEIQDFVMRGAKAAYDGAADVAIVEIGGTVGDIESLPFLEAARQMSLRLGRNNCAFVHLTLVPFIASAGELKTKPTQHSVQKLREIGIHPNALLCRADRVIPDDERAKISLFSNVPMDAVISVWDADSIYKIPAMLHQQGLDSLVCDALALSPPPADLSMWDRLVQALENPEHEVRIGMVGKYVDLTESYKSLSEALVHAGIHTRTRINIEYLDSEVIENEGTECLKGLDAILVPGGFGKRGTEGKIRAIQYARENGVPFLGICLGMQLAVVEFARHVGNLVGANSTEFDPSAVHPVVALITEWADRDGKVERRDGGSDMGGTMRKGAQRCPVKPGSRAAAIYGTDVNERHRHRFEVNTLYVPRLEEVGMVISARTPTENLPEIMELPNHPWFMGVQFHPEFTSTPRDGHPLFTSYIKAALEHQKKSA; via the coding sequence ATGACCACCAAATACGTATTCGTGACGGGAGGCGTCGTGTCCTCCCTGGGCAAAGGTATTGCGGCCGCATCGTTGGCTGCCATTCTGGAGTCCCGCGGCTTGCGCGTGACCATGCTCAAGCTAGACCCCTACATCAACGTGGACCCGGGCACCATGAGCCCGTTCCAGCATGGTGAAGTATTTGTTACCGAGGACGGCGCGGAAACCGATCTGGACCTTGGCCACTACGAGCGGTTCATTTCCGCCCGCATGCACAAGGTCAATAACTTCACCACCGGCCAGATCTACGAATCCGTGCTGCGCAAGGAGCGCCGTGGCGATTACCTGGGCAAGACGGTTCAGGTCATTCCCCACATTACCAACGAGATTCAGGATTTCGTCATGCGCGGCGCTAAAGCGGCGTACGATGGAGCCGCCGATGTGGCTATCGTGGAAATCGGCGGAACTGTAGGCGATATCGAATCTCTGCCTTTCCTGGAAGCCGCCCGCCAGATGAGTCTGCGCCTGGGCCGCAATAACTGCGCTTTCGTGCACCTGACGCTGGTGCCGTTCATCGCCTCGGCCGGCGAGCTCAAGACCAAGCCTACGCAGCATTCGGTCCAAAAGCTTCGCGAAATCGGCATTCATCCTAATGCCTTGCTGTGCCGCGCCGATCGCGTCATCCCCGACGACGAGCGCGCCAAGATTTCCCTGTTCTCGAACGTGCCTATGGATGCGGTCATCTCCGTCTGGGATGCCGACTCCATCTACAAGATTCCCGCCATGCTGCATCAGCAAGGGCTGGACAGCCTGGTTTGCGATGCGTTGGCCTTGTCGCCGCCGCCGGCAGACCTGTCCATGTGGGATCGTCTGGTGCAGGCGCTGGAAAATCCCGAGCACGAAGTGCGCATCGGCATGGTGGGCAAATATGTCGACCTGACCGAGTCCTACAAATCGCTCAGCGAAGCCTTGGTACACGCCGGCATTCATACCCGTACGCGCATCAATATCGAATACCTGGACTCCGAGGTCATCGAGAACGAAGGGACCGAGTGCCTGAAAGGTCTGGACGCCATTCTGGTGCCCGGTGGTTTCGGCAAGCGCGGCACCGAAGGCAAGATTCGTGCCATCCAGTATGCTCGCGAAAATGGCGTGCCATTCCTGGGGATTTGCCTGGGGATGCAATTGGCTGTGGTCGAATTTGCCCGCCATGTGGGCAATCTGGTCGGAGCCAACTCCACCGAATTCGATCCGTCCGCCGTACACCCGGTTGTGGCCTTGATTACTGAGTGGGCGGACCGTGATGGCAAGGTAGAGCGTCGCGACGGTGGGTCCGATATGGGTGGCACCATGCGCAAGGGCGCGCAGCGTTGCCCGGTTAAACCCGGTTCGCGTGCCGCTGCTATTTACGGCACGGATGTAAACGAGCGCCATCGTCATCGTTTCGAGGTCAACACCTTGTACGTGCCGCGTCTGGAAGAAGTGGGTATGGTCATCAGTGCCCGTACACCTACCGAAAACCTGCCCGAAATCATGGAACTGCCTAATCACCCTTGGTTTATGGGCGTGCAGTTCCACCCCGAGTTCACTTCCACGCCTCGCGATGGTCATCCGCTGTTTACCAGCTACATCAAAGCGGCGCTGGAGCACCAGAAGAAGTCGGCCTGA
- the kdsA gene encoding 3-deoxy-8-phosphooctulonate synthase: MDLCGYEVGLDQPFFLIAGPCVIESRQMAFDTAGRLTEITSALGIPFIYKSSFDKANRSSGKSYRGPGIAEGLQILADVRSHFKVPVLTDVHDKDQVDDVAAVVDVLQTPAFLCRQTDFIQACAATLKPVNIKKGQFLAPHDMVQVVAKAREAALDAGGDGSTIMVCERGASFGYNNLVSDMRSLAIMRETDCPVVFDATHSVQLPGGQGTSSGGQREFVPVLARAAVAAGVAGVFMETHPDPAKALSDGPNAVPMAQMADLLRTLQQIDSIVKSSGALQHGY, from the coding sequence ATGGATTTATGCGGTTACGAAGTCGGGCTGGATCAGCCCTTTTTCCTGATAGCCGGACCCTGTGTTATCGAATCGCGCCAAATGGCCTTCGATACGGCAGGGCGGCTGACCGAGATCACCTCTGCCCTGGGCATTCCCTTCATCTACAAAAGTTCCTTCGACAAGGCCAACCGCAGTTCGGGCAAGTCCTATCGTGGTCCGGGCATCGCCGAAGGCTTGCAGATTCTGGCCGATGTGCGTTCGCACTTCAAGGTGCCTGTCTTGACGGACGTACACGATAAAGATCAGGTGGACGATGTGGCGGCAGTGGTCGATGTGTTGCAGACCCCCGCGTTTCTGTGTCGTCAGACCGATTTTATCCAGGCCTGCGCAGCCACGCTCAAGCCAGTCAATATCAAGAAGGGGCAGTTCCTGGCTCCGCACGATATGGTACAAGTTGTTGCCAAGGCGCGCGAAGCGGCGTTGGATGCCGGCGGTGATGGTTCCACCATTATGGTGTGCGAGCGTGGGGCGTCGTTCGGCTATAACAATCTGGTCTCGGATATGCGTTCGCTGGCCATCATGCGCGAAACAGACTGTCCGGTGGTGTTTGACGCCACTCATTCGGTGCAGTTGCCCGGTGGCCAGGGCACGTCTTCGGGCGGGCAGCGCGAGTTCGTGCCTGTGTTGGCTCGGGCTGCGGTAGCGGCTGGCGTGGCAGGCGTTTTCATGGAAACCCATCCCGACCCGGCCAAAGCCTTGTCAGACGGCCCCAATGCGGTGCCTATGGCGCAGATGGCCGATCTGCTCCGGACCTTACAGCAGATCGACTCTATTGTGAAAAGCAGCGGTGCCCTGCAGCACGGCTATTAA
- a CDS encoding DUF1330 domain-containing protein, giving the protein MSAFLIANVEVTNPDQYKQYQEFSSIAMQTHNVKVRVRGGKTLALEGDAPLRTVVMEFDTLEQAQAFYESQEYRRARQARDGAANMTMYVVEGL; this is encoded by the coding sequence ATGTCCGCATTTTTGATTGCCAATGTCGAAGTAACCAATCCCGATCAGTACAAGCAATACCAGGAGTTTTCCAGCATCGCCATGCAGACGCACAACGTCAAGGTGCGTGTGCGCGGCGGCAAAACCCTGGCCCTTGAAGGCGATGCGCCCTTGCGCACGGTTGTGATGGAGTTCGACACGCTGGAGCAGGCGCAGGCTTTTTATGAGTCGCAGGAATACCGCCGTGCCCGTCAGGCCCGCGATGGTGCCGCCAACATGACCATGTACGTGGTGGAAGGGCTTTAA
- a CDS encoding SDR family NAD(P)-dependent oxidoreductase, with amino-acid sequence MNIMIIGASSGLGRAFMDGLGDTGDQLFGVARRVPDASTNSPLSSAPKQHWIAADLAQPQAAAQIAASSPDVLDVLIYNLGIWEDTAFSDDYDFLAQSDLALKHLVDVNLTGALLVLRHLLPHLLRSTQARVILTGSTSGLRQSGRPEVAFGATKFALNGLADALREGYRDQNLAVTCLQLGYLNTTDTLQVPLAQAIARDDGQTIPVHDVVALVRSLLSLSSASFVRELTLPAIKDTRF; translated from the coding sequence ATGAACATCATGATTATCGGAGCCAGCAGCGGATTGGGCCGCGCCTTCATGGACGGGCTGGGCGATACGGGCGACCAATTGTTCGGCGTCGCACGCCGCGTACCGGATGCCTCGACAAACAGCCCACTTTCCTCTGCCCCGAAGCAACACTGGATCGCCGCCGACCTGGCCCAGCCGCAAGCCGCCGCACAGATTGCCGCGTCCAGCCCCGACGTGCTGGACGTACTGATCTACAACCTGGGGATTTGGGAGGACACGGCCTTCAGCGACGACTACGATTTCCTGGCCCAGTCGGACCTGGCGCTGAAACACCTAGTGGACGTCAATCTGACCGGGGCGCTGCTGGTCTTGCGGCATCTGCTGCCCCATTTGTTGCGCAGCACGCAAGCACGGGTTATTTTGACGGGCTCGACCAGCGGGCTACGCCAAAGTGGCCGCCCGGAAGTGGCATTCGGGGCCACCAAGTTCGCTCTGAACGGCTTGGCCGACGCCCTGCGCGAAGGGTATCGCGATCAGAATCTGGCGGTCACCTGCCTGCAACTGGGCTATCTGAATACGACGGACACGCTGCAAGTGCCTCTGGCGCAAGCCATCGCGCGTGACGACGGCCAGACGATCCCCGTCCATGACGTGGTCGCTCTGGTACGCAGTTTGCTAAGTTTGTCCAGCGCCAGTTTTGTACGCGAATTGACACTGCCGGCGATCAAAGACACGCGTTTTTGA
- a CDS encoding MFS transporter, producing MASIPDPSQLAQGRMLSVTQSILAMMGLCFVVMLVAIDQTVVGTAMPNIVAELNGFELYAWVATSYLLTSVITVPIFGRLGDFYGRRRFVVVSIILFTVASVLCGMAQSMMQLVLARALQGVAGGMLVGTAFACIPDLFPDPRVRLRWQVMMSTAFGIANGIGPFLGGLLTEQYGWRSVFYVNLPIGLLSLYFVYRYLPLIRHFRQDSVRLDWQGALLLMLGLGCVQLLVELLPQYGASTFMVLLGVVSLAAFVALAHWEQRAAEPLLPPALFANPAQLALLLMSAGLGFILFSLLFYGPLLLQGGLGLRPQTAGLLITPLVVFITVGSIINGRVVTRLARPNIMLYLGLVLLALACTGMVFMDKTVSHWLFVVYAMAGGTGIGFVMPNLTVFSQEIVARSMLGIATAMLQSMRMVGGMLGTAVVGTLVTYQYGEGIRARLEQLPADLGNTLEDPQLLMSAAQQAQFLELAGQQGQSGQMWLGVARDSLTHAVNIGMAITLVLIVWCFYWVRKVPPIRFGRMAESSQ from the coding sequence ATGGCAAGCATTCCCGATCCGTCCCAGTTGGCCCAGGGACGCATGTTATCTGTTACGCAATCCATCTTGGCCATGATGGGACTGTGCTTTGTGGTCATGCTGGTTGCCATAGACCAGACCGTGGTGGGCACGGCCATGCCTAATATCGTGGCCGAGCTCAATGGGTTTGAGCTGTATGCCTGGGTTGCAACGTCTTATTTGCTGACATCTGTCATTACCGTGCCTATTTTTGGCCGGCTGGGCGATTTCTATGGGCGCCGGCGCTTTGTCGTGGTGTCCATCATTCTGTTTACGGTGGCCTCTGTCTTGTGCGGTATGGCTCAGAGCATGATGCAACTGGTGTTGGCGCGTGCCTTGCAAGGCGTGGCGGGCGGGATGCTGGTCGGCACGGCCTTTGCGTGTATTCCCGATCTTTTTCCCGATCCCCGGGTGCGTTTACGCTGGCAGGTCATGATGAGCACGGCTTTTGGCATCGCCAACGGCATAGGGCCGTTTCTGGGCGGTTTGCTGACTGAGCAATATGGCTGGCGTTCGGTCTTTTATGTCAATTTGCCCATCGGTTTGCTCAGTCTGTATTTTGTTTACCGCTACCTGCCTTTGATCCGGCATTTCAGACAGGACAGCGTGCGGCTGGATTGGCAGGGCGCGCTTTTGCTGATGCTGGGCTTGGGCTGTGTGCAGTTGCTGGTCGAGCTGCTGCCGCAGTATGGAGCCAGCACATTCATGGTGTTGCTCGGGGTAGTCAGCCTGGCGGCCTTTGTGGCCTTGGCACACTGGGAGCAACGGGCGGCCGAGCCTTTGCTGCCGCCGGCCTTGTTTGCCAATCCTGCTCAATTGGCGCTGTTGCTCATGTCGGCGGGGCTGGGCTTCATTTTGTTTTCCCTGCTGTTCTATGGCCCCTTGCTTTTGCAGGGCGGTCTGGGGCTGCGCCCTCAGACGGCCGGCCTGTTGATTACGCCGCTGGTCGTATTCATTACCGTGGGCAGCATTATTAATGGTCGTGTGGTCACTCGTTTGGCGCGTCCCAACATCATGCTGTATCTGGGGCTGGTCCTGTTGGCCCTTGCCTGCACGGGCATGGTCTTTATGGACAAGACCGTTTCGCACTGGCTGTTTGTGGTGTATGCGATGGCCGGCGGCACAGGCATTGGTTTTGTCATGCCCAATTTAACCGTGTTTTCTCAGGAAATCGTCGCCCGTTCCATGTTGGGTATTGCCACGGCCATGCTACAGTCCATGCGCATGGTGGGTGGTATGTTGGGTACGGCAGTTGTGGGAACTCTGGTCACGTACCAGTACGGTGAGGGGATACGTGCCCGGCTGGAGCAATTACCGGCCGACCTGGGCAACACGCTGGAAGATCCGCAACTGCTCATGAGCGCCGCACAGCAGGCCCAGTTTCTGGAGTTGGCCGGCCAGCAAGGGCAATCCGGTCAGATGTGGCTGGGTGTGGCCCGAGATTCGCTGACCCATGCGGTCAATATAGGAATGGCGATCACCTTGGTGCTGATCGTCTGGTGTTTTTATTGGGTTAGAAAAGTGCCGCCGATCCGTTTTGGCAGGATGGCGGAGTCTTCGCAATGA
- a CDS encoding MarR family winged helix-turn-helix transcriptional regulator: MTEFPQLQAVQQLGRTYRSLMAAFDQQLGMPMPRWRVLIYLYQEGCVSQKQLVRHLRVDPAAVTRQLKGIESNGLIERFTDEQDNRLTNVRLSQAGRELVEQTLPRRHHLVQTMLQDFSDQDLEQLIALLTTWERSLSRSVPTDPS; encoded by the coding sequence ATGACAGAATTTCCTCAACTGCAGGCCGTACAGCAACTGGGCCGCACCTATCGCAGCCTGATGGCGGCTTTCGATCAACAACTGGGCATGCCCATGCCGCGTTGGCGCGTGCTGATTTATTTGTACCAGGAAGGCTGTGTTTCTCAGAAGCAGTTGGTGCGCCATCTACGAGTCGATCCCGCGGCGGTTACCCGTCAGCTCAAAGGCATTGAATCCAATGGGCTGATCGAGCGCTTTACCGACGAACAGGATAATCGCCTGACCAATGTCCGTTTGAGCCAGGCAGGTCGCGAACTGGTCGAGCAGACCTTGCCGCGCCGCCATCATCTGGTCCAGACGATGTTGCAGGATTTTTCCGATCAGGATCTGGAGCAGCTCATTGCTTTGCTCACCACCTGGGAGCGTTCTTTGTCGCGTTCGGTGCCAACAGATCCATCCTGA
- the eno gene encoding phosphopyruvate hydratase, whose translation MSAIVDIIGREILDSRGNPTVECDVLLESGAMGRAAVPSGASTGAREALELRDGDKSRYLGKGVLRAVENVNTEISEALMGLDAQEQTFIDRTLIELDGTEDKGRLGANALLAASMAVARAAADDSGLSLYRYFGGSGAMAMPVPMMNVINGGAHANNTLDLQEFMIMPVGAKSFRESLRMGAEVFHSLKSLIHGQGMSTAVGDEGGFAPNVANHEAAIELILRAIENAGYEAGSQIALALDCAASEFYRDGKYHLAGEGGVSLSSQDFANLLANWCDKYPIISIEDGMAEDDWDGWRILSQQLGDKIQLVGDDLFVTNTKILKKGIDLGIANSILIKINQIGTLTETFAAIEMAKRAGYTAVISHRSGETEDSTIADIAVATNAMQIKTGSLSRSDRMSKYNQLLRIEEELAEVASFPGRDAFYNLR comes from the coding sequence ATGAGTGCAATCGTAGATATTATCGGACGCGAGATTCTGGATTCCCGCGGTAATCCGACTGTTGAGTGTGACGTGTTGCTCGAGTCGGGCGCCATGGGTCGTGCGGCCGTTCCCTCCGGTGCATCCACCGGCGCGCGTGAAGCCTTGGAGCTGCGTGATGGCGACAAGAGCCGTTACCTGGGCAAAGGCGTGCTGCGCGCTGTTGAGAACGTAAACACAGAGATTTCCGAGGCCTTGATGGGCTTGGATGCTCAGGAGCAAACGTTCATCGACCGTACCCTGATCGAGCTGGACGGCACCGAAGACAAAGGCCGCCTGGGTGCCAATGCGCTGCTGGCCGCCAGCATGGCTGTGGCCCGTGCCGCCGCCGATGATTCGGGTCTGTCGCTGTACCGCTATTTCGGCGGCAGCGGCGCGATGGCCATGCCTGTACCCATGATGAACGTCATCAACGGCGGTGCGCATGCCAACAACACCCTGGATTTGCAGGAGTTCATGATTATGCCCGTGGGAGCCAAGAGCTTTCGCGAATCGCTGCGCATGGGAGCCGAAGTATTCCATTCCCTGAAGTCCTTGATTCATGGCCAGGGCATGTCCACGGCTGTCGGTGACGAAGGCGGTTTTGCGCCTAACGTGGCCAATCATGAAGCGGCCATCGAGCTGATTTTGCGCGCCATCGAAAATGCAGGCTACGAAGCCGGTTCGCAGATCGCTCTGGCGCTGGATTGTGCTGCGTCCGAGTTCTACCGCGACGGCAAGTACCACCTGGCTGGCGAAGGTGGCGTGTCTTTGAGCTCCCAGGATTTTGCCAATCTGCTGGCCAACTGGTGCGACAAGTACCCCATCATCTCTATCGAAGACGGCATGGCCGAGGACGACTGGGACGGTTGGCGCATCTTGAGCCAGCAACTGGGTGATAAGATTCAGCTGGTGGGCGACGACCTGTTCGTCACCAATACCAAGATCCTGAAAAAGGGCATCGACCTGGGTATTGCCAACTCGATCCTGATCAAGATCAACCAGATCGGTACCCTGACCGAAACCTTCGCGGCCATCGAAATGGCCAAGCGTGCCGGCTACACTGCCGTTATTTCGCACCGCTCGGGCGAAACCGAAGATTCGACCATTGCCGATATCGCCGTGGCGACCAATGCCATGCAGATCAAGACTGGTTCGCTGTCGCGTTCCGATCGTATGTCCAAGTACAACCAGCTTTTGCGCATCGAAGAAGAGCTGGCTGAAGTGGCATCCTTCCCAGGTCGCGACGCGTTCTATAATCTGCGCTAA
- the ftsB gene encoding cell division protein FtsB, whose product MRLLALLLFCLILVTHYALWWGKGGWLDVRQMETNLAAQKETNEALTARNNALLAEVQDLRSGTHAVEERARSEFGMMREGEIFVQIIPPGGTVNQGLRP is encoded by the coding sequence ATGCGTCTTCTCGCTCTGTTGTTGTTCTGTCTGATACTGGTGACCCACTATGCATTGTGGTGGGGCAAAGGCGGCTGGCTGGACGTTCGGCAGATGGAAACCAATCTGGCGGCACAAAAAGAAACCAACGAAGCCCTGACCGCCCGCAACAACGCTTTGCTGGCCGAGGTTCAGGATCTGCGTTCCGGCACACATGCCGTGGAAGAGCGCGCCCGCAGCGAGTTCGGCATGATGCGGGAAGGCGAAATCTTCGTTCAGATTATTCCTCCTGGCGGCACCGTCAACCAGGGCTTGCGGCCCTGA
- the hslO gene encoding Hsp33 family molecular chaperone HslO, with protein sequence MTDILKKYLFADQSTRAQVVHLEQAWQTGLEHQHYPDCIRNLLGELVAASVLLAGNLKFDGSLILQIQGDGPIALLVVECTSEMEIRATVSLRENQPIPHSGTLQSLLNTQGEGRFTVVLAPRQSSADFRPYQGVVPLEGDTVAEVLQTYMHGSEQLDTRLWLAADGQHCAGLLLQRLPSQGGQSIVESLETWERALALGATVQAQELLQVDCDTLIHRLFWEEDLLAFDPQTVRWHCPCSRQRVSNMLRMLGREEVEQLLRERSSIHVSCNFCGKPYEFDPIDCASLFVDNGDSQPGDTTLH encoded by the coding sequence ATGACCGACATTCTCAAAAAATACCTGTTTGCCGACCAGAGCACTCGCGCTCAAGTTGTTCACCTGGAACAAGCCTGGCAGACCGGTCTGGAACACCAGCACTATCCGGACTGCATCCGCAACCTGCTGGGTGAACTGGTCGCGGCCTCCGTGCTGCTGGCCGGCAACCTGAAATTCGACGGCTCCCTGATTCTGCAGATCCAGGGCGACGGTCCCATTGCCCTGCTGGTTGTGGAATGCACCTCGGAGATGGAAATACGCGCAACCGTTTCCCTGCGCGAAAACCAACCCATTCCGCATAGTGGCACCTTGCAAAGCCTGTTGAACACACAAGGTGAAGGCCGTTTCACCGTCGTGCTGGCACCACGTCAGAGCAGCGCCGACTTTCGCCCTTATCAAGGCGTCGTGCCCCTGGAGGGCGATACCGTCGCCGAGGTTCTGCAGACCTATATGCACGGCTCCGAACAGTTGGACACCCGCCTTTGGCTGGCAGCCGACGGCCAACACTGTGCCGGTCTGCTTTTACAGCGCCTGCCTTCACAAGGCGGGCAAAGCATCGTCGAAAGCCTGGAAACCTGGGAACGCGCTCTGGCCCTGGGAGCCACCGTCCAAGCGCAAGAGCTGCTGCAAGTGGACTGCGACACCCTGATCCACCGCCTGTTCTGGGAAGAAGATCTGTTGGCATTCGACCCGCAAACCGTACGCTGGCATTGCCCCTGTTCCCGACAGCGGGTCAGCAATATGCTGCGCATGCTGGGCCGGGAAGAAGTCGAGCAATTGCTGCGCGAACGCAGCTCTATCCATGTTTCCTGCAACTTCTGCGGTAAACCCTACGAGTTTGACCCCATCGACTGCGCGTCCCTGTTCGTGGACAACGGCGACAGCCAGCCCGGCGACACTACTCTGCACTAA
- a CDS encoding RDD family protein codes for MTSSLSTPGRWRRFACMMYESVLLFGVIFTASYLFDTLTQSRSGLDLRYGRQLVLFLALGVYFILSWRRLGQTLPMKTWNIRLVDIYGRIPALHMLVLRYMLIWPLPLLGALLIKQLSTYTGYASTDLLIVFTPFLNFIWTWFDTDQQFLHDRLSKTRLIDARPARRATPAA; via the coding sequence ATGACCTCATCTCTTTCCACGCCCGGCCGTTGGCGGCGCTTCGCCTGCATGATGTACGAATCCGTCCTGCTGTTCGGCGTCATCTTCACGGCCAGCTACCTGTTCGATACCCTCACTCAAAGCCGCAGTGGACTGGATCTGCGTTACGGCCGGCAACTGGTGCTGTTTTTGGCGCTCGGGGTGTACTTCATCCTCAGTTGGCGTCGCCTGGGCCAGACTTTGCCCATGAAAACCTGGAACATCCGTCTGGTCGACATCTACGGTCGTATTCCCGCCTTGCACATGCTCGTGCTGCGTTATATGCTGATCTGGCCCTTGCCCTTGCTAGGTGCCCTACTGATCAAGCAGCTCTCCACCTACACCGGCTACGCGTCCACGGATCTGCTCATCGTGTTCACGCCATTTCTGAATTTCATCTGGACCTGGTTCGATACGGACCAGCAATTTCTGCACGATCGCCTGTCCAAGACGCGCCTGATCGACGCCCGCCCGGCCCGCCGTGCAACGCCTGCCGCCTGA